From the genome of Ananas comosus cultivar F153 linkage group 16, ASM154086v1, whole genome shotgun sequence, one region includes:
- the LOC109722513 gene encoding exosome complex component RRP41 homolog isoform X2, translating into MQRSSVSSALFEMGNTRVIVAVYGPREVQNKSQQNNNQALVRCEYSMANFSTGDRTRRQKGDRRSTEISLVIRQTMEASILTHLMPRSQIDIFVQVLQADGGTRSACINAATLALADAGIPMRDIVTSCTAGYLCSTPLLDLNYVEDSAGGPDVTVGILSKMDKVTLLQMDAKLPMDIFENVMQLAIEGCKAIANYIREVLLENTKQLESRRGG; encoded by the exons ATGCAACGTAGTTCAGTAAG CTCTGCTCTTTTTGAGATGGGAAATACGAGGGTCATTGTTGCTGTGTATGGACCTCGGGAG GTTCAAAATAAGAGCCAACAGAATAACAATCAAGCGCTG GTAAGGTGCGAGTATAGCATGGCAAATTTTAGTACTGGAGATCGAACAAGGAGACAAAAGGGTGACAG GCGATCTACAGAAATATCTTTAGTTATTCGCCAAACAATGGAGGCATCCATACTAACTCATCTAATGCCAAGATCCCAA ATTGATATATTTGTTCAAGTTCTTCAAGCTGATGGTG GAACGAGATCAGCGTGCATCAATGCCGCAACATTGGCTCTTGCAGATGCTGGGATTCCGATGCGTGATATTGTTACATCTTGTACTGCTGGATATCTTTGTTCCACGCCTTTGCTTG ATTTAAATTATGTGGAAGATAGTGCCGGAGGTCCAGATGTCACTGTGGGGATACTATCTAAGATGGACAAAGTGACTCTTCTTCAG ATGGATGCAAAATTACCAATGGATATTTTTGAGAATGTTATGCAACTTGCAATTGAAGGATGCAAAGCAATAGCTAATTACATTCGAGAA GTTCTATTAGAGAACACAAAACAGTTGGAATCTCGTCGTGGTGGATAG
- the LOC109722513 gene encoding exosome complex component RRP41 homolog isoform X1 yields the protein MEYVNPLTGFRIDGRRPNELRQIKGELGVVANADGSALFEMGNTRVIVAVYGPREVQNKSQQNNNQALVRCEYSMANFSTGDRTRRQKGDRRSTEISLVIRQTMEASILTHLMPRSQIDIFVQVLQADGGTRSACINAATLALADAGIPMRDIVTSCTAGYLCSTPLLDLNYVEDSAGGPDVTVGILSKMDKVTLLQMDAKLPMDIFENVMQLAIEGCKAIANYIREVLLENTKQLESRRGG from the exons atggagtACGTGAATCCGCTAACCGGGTTCCGCATCGACGGGCGCCGTCCCAACGAA CTGAGGCAGATTAAAGGTGAACTCGGCGTCGTCGCAAACGCCGACGG CTCTGCTCTTTTTGAGATGGGAAATACGAGGGTCATTGTTGCTGTGTATGGACCTCGGGAG GTTCAAAATAAGAGCCAACAGAATAACAATCAAGCGCTG GTAAGGTGCGAGTATAGCATGGCAAATTTTAGTACTGGAGATCGAACAAGGAGACAAAAGGGTGACAG GCGATCTACAGAAATATCTTTAGTTATTCGCCAAACAATGGAGGCATCCATACTAACTCATCTAATGCCAAGATCCCAA ATTGATATATTTGTTCAAGTTCTTCAAGCTGATGGTG GAACGAGATCAGCGTGCATCAATGCCGCAACATTGGCTCTTGCAGATGCTGGGATTCCGATGCGTGATATTGTTACATCTTGTACTGCTGGATATCTTTGTTCCACGCCTTTGCTTG ATTTAAATTATGTGGAAGATAGTGCCGGAGGTCCAGATGTCACTGTGGGGATACTATCTAAGATGGACAAAGTGACTCTTCTTCAG ATGGATGCAAAATTACCAATGGATATTTTTGAGAATGTTATGCAACTTGCAATTGAAGGATGCAAAGCAATAGCTAATTACATTCGAGAA GTTCTATTAGAGAACACAAAACAGTTGGAATCTCGTCGTGGTGGATAG
- the LOC109722513 gene encoding exosome complex component RRP41 homolog isoform X3 encodes MGNTRVIVAVYGPREVQNKSQQNNNQALVRCEYSMANFSTGDRTRRQKGDRRSTEISLVIRQTMEASILTHLMPRSQIDIFVQVLQADGGTRSACINAATLALADAGIPMRDIVTSCTAGYLCSTPLLDLNYVEDSAGGPDVTVGILSKMDKVTLLQMDAKLPMDIFENVMQLAIEGCKAIANYIREVLLENTKQLESRRGG; translated from the exons ATGGGAAATACGAGGGTCATTGTTGCTGTGTATGGACCTCGGGAG GTTCAAAATAAGAGCCAACAGAATAACAATCAAGCGCTG GTAAGGTGCGAGTATAGCATGGCAAATTTTAGTACTGGAGATCGAACAAGGAGACAAAAGGGTGACAG GCGATCTACAGAAATATCTTTAGTTATTCGCCAAACAATGGAGGCATCCATACTAACTCATCTAATGCCAAGATCCCAA ATTGATATATTTGTTCAAGTTCTTCAAGCTGATGGTG GAACGAGATCAGCGTGCATCAATGCCGCAACATTGGCTCTTGCAGATGCTGGGATTCCGATGCGTGATATTGTTACATCTTGTACTGCTGGATATCTTTGTTCCACGCCTTTGCTTG ATTTAAATTATGTGGAAGATAGTGCCGGAGGTCCAGATGTCACTGTGGGGATACTATCTAAGATGGACAAAGTGACTCTTCTTCAG ATGGATGCAAAATTACCAATGGATATTTTTGAGAATGTTATGCAACTTGCAATTGAAGGATGCAAAGCAATAGCTAATTACATTCGAGAA GTTCTATTAGAGAACACAAAACAGTTGGAATCTCGTCGTGGTGGATAG